A window from Nitrosopumilus adriaticus encodes these proteins:
- a CDS encoding DUF6659 family protein, producing the protein MASAKKTDLLEIVQKILNLDPKMRFAAIIDPKGNIREAIMKTGKTNLKNQKEEEHFCQQVAQRRSMRKEFDRSLGKVRYVHVEREKVSQMVIYTKRNIVYFTMEPEMPIDAKIRLITRIKKITLNL; encoded by the coding sequence ATGGCATCTGCAAAAAAAACTGATCTTTTGGAGATTGTTCAGAAAATATTAAACTTGGATCCTAAAATGAGATTTGCGGCTATTATTGATCCCAAAGGCAACATACGTGAAGCTATTATGAAGACTGGTAAAACCAACCTTAAAAATCAAAAAGAGGAAGAACATTTCTGTCAGCAGGTTGCTCAACGAAGATCAATGAGAAAAGAATTTGATCGTTCACTTGGAAAGGTTAGATATGTCCATGTAGAGCGAGAGAAAGTCTCTCAAATGGTAATTTATACAAAAAGAAACATCGTGTATTTTACTATGGAACCTGAAATGCCAATTGATGCAAAAATTAGATTAATTACTCGTATAAAGAAAATTACTTTGAATCTTTAG
- a CDS encoding 3D domain-containing protein, protein MKLEIIIALILIGTFGISESFAKESKIPNWVLQVYGFWIEDKISDVELVNAVKFLNENNILPLALQKEYDYKSNFLLTVLYEDFAYKENSCDDGWYVTGYFIPVESDYSSHIFEIKIDDHLFEYDYDFVNSVKMEGWGRTNDGDYLGWYSNEFHLNKIPLDNFGNSLKVGTIAIDPSLYELGSKIFISTLLEPWDEVIFTANDVGESVKNKHIDVFTGEGSQAEEETYRITGYNNVACFIDE, encoded by the coding sequence ATGAAACTTGAAATCATAATTGCGTTGATTTTGATTGGGACATTTGGAATAAGTGAATCATTTGCAAAAGAATCAAAAATTCCCAATTGGGTATTGCAGGTTTATGGCTTTTGGATAGAAGATAAAATTTCAGATGTAGAACTAGTTAATGCAGTAAAATTCCTAAATGAAAACAACATCTTGCCATTAGCACTACAAAAGGAATATGACTATAAATCAAATTTTTTATTGACTGTATTGTATGAAGACTTTGCATACAAAGAAAATTCGTGTGATGATGGATGGTATGTTACAGGATACTTCATACCTGTAGAATCAGATTACTCCAGTCATATATTCGAAATTAAAATTGATGATCATCTCTTCGAATATGATTATGATTTTGTAAATTCTGTGAAAATGGAAGGATGGGGCAGAACAAATGATGGGGATTATTTGGGGTGGTATTCAAATGAATTTCATCTAAATAAAATCCCGCTAGATAATTTTGGAAACTCACTAAAAGTTGGAACCATTGCCATTGATCCTTCATTATATGAATTAGGCTCAAAAATATTCATTTCAACTCTGCTTGAGCCATGGGATGAAGTAATTTTTACTGCCAATGATGTCGGAGAATCAGTAAAGAACAAGCACATTGATGTTTTTACAGGAGAAGGTAGTCAGGCTGAAGAGGAGACCTACAGGATTACAGGATACAACAATGTCGCATGTTTTATTGATGAATAA
- a CDS encoding response regulator translates to MGFYNSTILVIEDSKAVRIMLSQYIKKIGFSKIIESETGEEGIRKFNELVEIEITPIVFVGYHLPDMSAAEIIPNILSKMPITKIILETSKDRHEESVRSLFSLGISHYMPKPLRFENMKEVIRTIKEEFELDETLGVETESDRIKEHLKAVHRTSITRISQNCGLSTKQVLTYLQKLKSKGDVMQMNSIREILCSNCNSVNTSTIFSCPKCASSNFSETRLIEHYDCGSVHPDIMFKDDICPQCQKEIKALGVDYRIMSNLFICKDCTERFPNPDIDMNCIKCGNKFTFFDGKWIDSPTFMWMKEPLESENTDEEITNQEIMNTISNSNQMV, encoded by the coding sequence ATGGGATTTTACAATTCAACTATTTTGGTGATTGAGGATAGTAAGGCAGTACGAATTATGCTATCTCAATATATTAAAAAAATTGGATTTAGCAAAATTATCGAATCTGAAACGGGTGAAGAGGGAATTAGAAAATTTAATGAATTAGTGGAGATTGAAATCACACCCATTGTTTTTGTAGGATATCATTTGCCAGACATGAGTGCAGCTGAAATAATTCCAAACATATTATCAAAAATGCCAATTACAAAAATTATTCTAGAAACATCAAAAGACAGACATGAAGAATCAGTTCGAAGCTTATTTTCATTAGGGATTTCTCATTATATGCCAAAACCATTACGTTTTGAAAATATGAAAGAGGTGATCAGAACAATAAAAGAGGAATTTGAGCTTGATGAGACATTGGGGGTGGAGACAGAATCAGATAGAATCAAGGAACATTTGAAAGCAGTTCATCGAACGAGCATAACTAGAATTTCACAAAATTGTGGATTGTCAACAAAACAAGTTTTAACATATTTACAGAAATTAAAGTCTAAAGGAGATGTCATGCAAATGAATTCAATTAGAGAAATTTTATGCTCCAATTGCAATTCAGTTAATACATCAACAATATTTTCTTGCCCAAAATGTGCAAGTTCAAATTTTTCTGAAACAAGATTAATAGAGCATTATGATTGTGGCTCAGTTCATCCAGATATTATGTTTAAAGATGATATTTGCCCCCAATGTCAAAAAGAGATCAAAGCATTAGGAGTGGATTATAGAATAATGTCAAATTTATTTATCTGTAAAGACTGCACAGAAAGATTCCCAAATCCAGATATTGATATGAACTGCATCAAATGTGGGAATAAATTTACCTTCTTTGATGGGAAATGGATTGACAGTCCAACATTCATGTGGATGAAAGAGCCATTAGAATCTGAGAATACTGATGAGGAAATCACCAATCAAGAGATTATGAATACAATTTCCAATTCAAATCAGATGGTATAA
- a CDS encoding DUF5615 family PIN-like protein — protein MKILVDENLDGMDERLKNLGYDAQSVRKLQLEGKKLGSDYSIINYARENDMIIVTKDTEFRKASEENNFPLILLDDEEILKVIVEKLKKFN, from the coding sequence ATGAAAATTTTAGTTGATGAAAATTTAGATGGAATGGATGAACGTTTAAAAAATCTAGGTTATGATGCTCAAAGTGTACGGAAACTTCAGTTAGAAGGCAAAAAACTAGGTTCTGACTATTCTATCATTAATTATGCCCGTGAGAATGACATGATCATAGTAACCAAAGACACTGAATTTCGTAAGGCCAGTGAAGAGAATAACTTCCCATTAATTCTACTTGATGATGAAGAAATTCTCAAAGTAATTGTAGAGAAACTAAAAAAATTCAATTAA
- a CDS encoding O-methyltransferase, translating into MNESILKVLEKLEEQSSLEKSRKVNVLPEDRMLAITKETGELLNMILRLKNAKNMLEIGMSVGYSTIWCAEAIKEHSGKIISIEHTPSKIKRAKENFLKAGIEDIIIIKEGEAMNILKEFSKKENYRNFFDFVLIDADKENIIEYFDTVLPMVSLQGVIITDNMLYPEKYREDMKKYSNYLKTNPNIITITSEIGNGEEITIKIK; encoded by the coding sequence ATGAATGAATCAATTCTAAAGGTTCTGGAAAAATTAGAAGAACAGTCATCACTTGAAAAATCTAGGAAAGTCAATGTTTTACCAGAAGACAGGATGCTTGCAATAACCAAAGAAACAGGGGAATTACTTAACATGATTTTACGCCTAAAAAATGCAAAAAATATGCTAGAAATAGGCATGTCAGTAGGATATTCGACAATTTGGTGTGCAGAAGCAATCAAAGAGCATTCAGGGAAAATCATATCAATTGAGCACACCCCGTCAAAAATCAAAAGAGCTAAAGAAAATTTTCTAAAAGCCGGAATTGAAGACATAATCATCATCAAGGAGGGAGAAGCAATGAATATTCTAAAGGAATTTAGTAAGAAAGAAAACTACAGAAATTTTTTTGATTTTGTTTTAATTGATGCAGATAAGGAAAATATCATAGAATATTTTGACACAGTCCTTCCAATGGTTTCATTGCAAGGAGTGATAATTACAGACAATATGTTGTATCCAGAAAAATATAGAGAAGATATGAAAAAATATTCAAATTATTTAAAAACAAATCCCAACATCATAACCATAACATCAGAAATTGGAAATGGTGAAGAGATTACAATTAAAATAAAATGA